One Stigmatopora nigra isolate UIUO_SnigA chromosome 1, RoL_Snig_1.1, whole genome shotgun sequence DNA segment encodes these proteins:
- the kdm5bb gene encoding lysine-specific demethylase 5B-B isoform X3: MMSQLRPDEFKPPPECPVFEPSLEEFADPYAFINKIRPIAEKTGICKVRPPQGWQPPFACDVDRLHFVPRIQRLNELEAQTRVKLNFLDQIAKFWDLQGCSLKIPHVDRKILDLYQFNKLVAEEGGFEVVCQERRWTKIAMQMGFAPGKAVGSHLRAHYEKTLYPYNLFQSGANLLCFEKPANSEDSTESKDQIDTKDVKLQEPLQRQPVQTPDSCPNARRGKRMKYESICVKTEPGEPGENRPNLRRRMGSFVAKPELEKEIPVQLKQEPVEIKEPVIEEDKFKQRYKKYIEAVPPNPVDLVVCLVCGSGGDEDRLLLCDGCDDSYHTFCLIPPLNDVPKGDWRCPKCLAQECSKPHEAFGFEQAYRDYSLRAFGQMADAFKSDYFNMPVHMVPTELVEKEFWRLVGAIEEDVTVEYGADIASKEFGSGFPIPNGKFKIAPADEKYLKCGWNLNNMAMMNPSVLTHVTADICGMTLPWLYVGMCFSSFCWHIEDHWSYSINYLHWGEPKTWYGAPGFAAEQLEGVMKKLAPELFESQPDLLHQLVTIMNPNTLMAHGVPIYRTNQCAGEFVVTFPRAYHSGFNQGFNFAEAVNFCTVDWMSLGRQCVNHYRMLHRYNVFSHDEMVCNMAAKADTLDVVLASAVHKDMAIMILEEQELREKVSNMGLVQWQEAKYDHLQDDERQCAKCRTTCYLSAITCPCSPGVLVCLHHISDLCSCPVTEYTLNFRYKLEDLLPMMNATKQRAEEYDVWASCVTETLEAKLEKKKGLPVFRSLLAESETKHFPENDLLRRLRLVTQDGEKCSSVAQQLLNGKRQTRFQCGMGKSRSQLTVEELSSFVRQLYNLSCSLTQAPLLKELLNRIEDFQQHSEKVLAEEAPSVAEIQSLLDISFDFDVELPELPRLRERLEQARWLEGVEQASTQPDSLTLETMRRLIDHGVGLSPHSSVEKAMARLQELLTVSEHWEDKASSLLKARPPHSIETLSAAAEVVSGISSHLPNCLLLKDTIRKALEWLQEADEFEANDCILVMDNLSDMVLRGQAIQVHLEPLDKLESLLVEVQEWKESAASIFLQKDTANSLLETLCPRCEVANAGSPKRKAKKGKESPKNNKKKPLRLSTVSDVEKALSEAKDSASVNATFEGLRAWEMEAFCQLRVANESKLLPTADCTDLKVCVCQKALMGAMLQCELCRDAFHSVCVRDQSDPGDPSPWLCPRCRPSRKPPLNKVQPLLASLRRIGVRLPEGDALHHLVERTLNWQQNAQQILQSCHLTELEMGAETPPILTRFASDSCDNYSNTQAPCLTPEWNRTNHAQTVFYTEQRCIPLQGLNEDLEELMVEGLLLQVSVPEVQALHRILLDRSTSKLTNSCLSPARDDSLDNDKHVHYHSQGKNLKQDTKVRDALAASEKKAKRHLERDAFNGDRWARDTKHSRKRQKISQKDLQRRPASNLSSPRSDISQSDESDEDMAVCPAERCQLPEGDEVDWVQCDGSCNQWFHQVCVGVTAEMAEKEDYICVRCALSNAHVTK, from the exons ATGATGAGCCAGCTTCGACCGGACGAGTTCAAGCCTCCTCCGGAGTGCCCGGTGTTCGAGCCGAGCTTGGAAGAATTTGCAGACCCTTACGCTTTCATCAATAAGATCCGTCCCATCGCGGAGAAAACGGGCATTTGCAAAGTCCGGCCACCCCAG GGTTGGCAGCCTCCATTTGCGTGCGATGTTGACAGGCTTCACTTTGTTCCTCGGATCCAGAGGCTCAATGAGCTGGAG GCTCAGACTAGAGTCAAACTCAACTTTTTGGACCAGATTGCCAAATTCTGGGATTTGCAGGGATGCTCCCTGAAGATTCCCCATGTTGATAGGAAGATTTTGGATTTATACCAATTTAACAAG TTAGtagcagaggaaggtggattcGAAGTAGTCTGTCAGGAAAGGAGATGGACCAAGATTGCGATGCAGATGGGCTTCGCCCCTGGCAAAGCTGTTGGCTCACACCTGCGAGCACATTACGAGAAAACTCTCTATCCCTACAACCTCTTTCAAAGTGGTGCAAACCTGCTG TGTTTTGAAAAGCCAGCCAACTCAGAGGACAGTACAGAGAGTAAGGATCAGATTGACACCAAGGACGTCAAACTGCAGGAGCCACTGCAAAGGCAACCTGTGCAGACGCCCGATTCTTGCCCCAATGCTCGCCGAGGGAAACGGATGAAATATGAG TCGATATGTGTGAAAACTGAACCGGGCGAGCCCGGTGAAAATCGTCCGAATCTGAGGAGGAGGATGGGCTCCTTTGTGGCCAAGCCGGAACTAG agaaagagattCCTGTTCAATTAAAACAAGAGCCAGTTGAAATCAAGGAACCAGTCATTGAAGAGGACAAATTCAAGCAACGCTACAAGAAGTACATTGAAGCGGTTCCTCCAAATCCA GTGGATCTGGTGGTCTGTCTGGTTTGCGGTAGTGGGGGAGATGAAGATCGCTTGTTGCTATGTGATGGGTGCGATGACAGTTACCATACCTTCTGCCTCATCCCCCCACTTAATGACGTCCCCAAGGGAGACTGGAGGTGCCCCAAGTGTCTAGCTCAG GAATGTAGCAAACCTCATGAAGCTTTTGGCTTTGAGCAAGCTTACAGAGACTACTCCCTTCGTGCTTTTGGGCAAATGGCAGATGCGTTCAAATCGGATTATTTTAACATGCCGGTTCAC ATGGTTCCAACAGAGCTTGTGGAAAAAGAATTCTGGCGCTTGGTAGGGGCCATCGAGGAGGACGTCACTGTTGAATATGGCGCAGATATTGCGTCAAAGGAGTTTGGGAGCGGGTTTCCCATTCCTAATGGGAAATTTAAGATTGCTCCTGCTGATGAG AAATATCTCAAGTGCGGGTGGAACCTCAACAACATGGCAATGATGAATCCCTCCGTCCTCACACATGTGACGGCGGATATCTGTGGAATGACCCTGCCGTGGCTTTATGTTGGCATGTGCTTCTCCTCTTTCTGTTGGCACATTGAGGACCACTGGAGTTACTCTATCAACTACCTACACTG GGGCGAACCCAAAACGTGGTATGGAGCTCCAGGCTTTGCTGCAGAGCAGCTAGAGGGGGTGATGAAGAAACTGGCTCCAGAACTGTTTGAATCCCAGCCTGATCTACTGCATCAGTTGGTCACCATTATGAACCCTAATACCCTGATGGCCCACGGTGTCCCG ATTTATAGAACCAACCAATGTGCTGGTGAGTTTGTGGTCACATTTCCAAGGGCTTATCACAGTGGCTTCAATCAAGGCTTCAACTTTGCAGAAGCAGTCAACTTCTGCACTGTTGATTGG ATGTCCCTTGGTAGACAATGCGTCAATCACTATCGCATGCTCCACCGATATAACGTCTTCTCCCATGACGAGATGGTGTGCAACATGGCAGCCAAAGCAGACACTCTGGATGTGGTCCTGGCCTCTGCTGTCCACAAGGACATGGCCATCATGATTCTGGAAGAGCAGGAATTGAGAGAGAAAGTGTCCAATATG GGATTAGTGCAGTGGCAGGAGGCAAAATACGATCATCTCCAGGATGACGAGCGACAATGTGCCAAGTGCCGGACCACCTGTTACCTCTCCGCCATCACATGTCCCTGCAGCCCAGGAGTGCTGGTCTGTCTGCATCACATCAGCGACCTGTGTTCTTGCCCAGTCACCGAATACACACTCAA TTTCCGATACAAGCTGGAGGACCTGTTACCCATGATGAATGCCACGAAGCAGCGTGCTGAGGAGTATGATGTTTGGGCCTCTTGCGTCACAGAGACTCTAGAAGCCAAATTGGAAAAGAAGAAAG GTTTGCCCGTCTTCCGCTCTCTTCTTGCTGAGTCAGAGACCAAGCACTTCCCTGAAAACGACCTGTTGCGTCGGCTGCGGCTGGTCACCCAAGATGGAGAGAAGTGCTCATCAGTGGCACAGCAGTTATTGAACGGAAAAAGACAGACCAG GTTTCAATGTGGAATGGGGAAATCCCGAAGCCAGTTGACCGTGGAGGAGCTGAGTTCGTTTGTAAGGCAGCTGTACAACCTCTCCTGCAGCCTCACTCAAGCCCCCCTGTTAAAG GAGCTCTTGAACCGCATTGAGGACTTCCAGCAGCACAGCGAGAAAGTTCTGGCGGAAGAGGCTCCCAGCGTGGCTGAGATCCAAAGCCTTTTAGACATTAGCTTTGACTTTGACGTGGAGCTGCCCGAACTGCCGCGCTTAAGGGAACGCCTCGAACAGGCACGCTGGCTGGAGGGGGTGGAGCAAGCCAGCACCCAGCCGGACTCCTTGACTTTGGAAACCATGCGGAGGCTTATTGACCATGGTGTGGGCCTGTCGCCGCATTCGTCCGTGGAGAAAGCAATGGCGCGTCTTCAGGAACTCCTGACCGTTTCTGAGCACTGGGAGGACAAGGCGAGCAGTCTTTTGAAAGCCAG ACCGCCTCATTCCATCGAGACCCTGAGTGCCGCTGCTGAGGTAGTCTCCGGCATCTCCTCCCACCTCCCTAACTGTCTCCTCCTAAAAGACACCATCAGGAAGGCTCTCGAGTGGCTTCAGGAAGCGGACGAGTTTGAG GCTAACGACTGCATTCTGGTGATGGACAATTTATCGGATATGGTGCTACGAGGACAAGCCATTCAAGTTCACCTGGAGCCCTTAGACAAACTGGAGTCCTTACTGGTTGAAGTGCAAGAGTGGAAAGAATCGGCGGCTTCCATTTTCCTTCAGAAAGACACAGCCAATTCCCTACTTGAG ACTTTGTGTCCAAGATGTGAAGTTGCAAATGCAGGTTCTCCCAAGAGGAAGGCCAAGAAAGGAAAGGAATcacccaaaaataacaaaaagaaaccTCTGAGGCTTAGCACTGTCAGTGATGTGGAGAAAGCACTTTCAGAAGCTAAGGATTCTGCCTCCGTT aATGCAACTTTTGAAGGGCTGCGCGCCTGGGAAATGGAGGCTTTCTGTCAGCTGAGGGTGGCAAACGAATCCAAGCTGCTGCCCACCGCAGACTGCACCGACCTGAAGGTGTGCGTCTGTCAGAAGGCCCTCATGGGGGCCATGTTACAGTGCGAGCTCTGCAGGGACGCTTTTCACAGCGTGTGCGTCAGGGACCAATCGGACCCCGGCGACCCATCGCCTTGGCTCTGTCCGCGCTGTCGGCCTTCCAGGAAACCACCATTGAACAAAGTTCAACCGCTGCTGGCGTCCTTGAGGCGTATCGGGGTTCGACTGCCGGAGGGTGACGCGCTACACCACCTCGTCGAGAGGACGCTCAACTGGCAGCAGAATGCACAGCAGATTCTACAGTCGTGTCATTTGACGGAACTGGAAATGGGGGCGGAAACCCCTCCCATTTTGACCCGCTTTGCATCAGATTCTTGCGACAACTACAGCAACACCCAG GCCCCTTGTTTGACCCCAGAGTGGAACAGGACAAATCACGCTCAGACCGTTTTTTATACCGAGCAGAGATGCATTCCGTTGCAAG GGTTGAATGAGGACCTCGAGGAGCTTATGGTGGAAGGCCTCCTCCTGCAAGTGTCAGTGCCAGAGGTCCAGGCACTGCACCGCATTCTATTGGACCGATCCACAAGCAAGCTCACAAACTCCTGCTTGTCTCCAGCACGGGACGATTCCTTAGACAACGACAAACATGTACACTATCACTCTCAGGGAAAAAACCTCAAGCAG GATACTAAAGTAAGGGACGCACTGGCGGCATCCGAGAAGAAAGCCAAAAGGCATTTGGAGAGGGACGCTTTCAACGGGGATCGCTGGGCGAGGGACACAAAGCACTCGCGCAAAAGACAGAAGATAAGTCAAAAGGACTTGCAGCGCAGACCAGCCTCAAACTTGTCCTCGCCGCGTTCGGACATCTCGCAGTCGGACGAGTCCGATGAGGACATGGCTGTGTGTCCCGCAGAGAGGTGTCAGCTGCCCGAGGGAGACGAG GTGGACTGGGTACAGTGTGATGGCAGCTGCAACCAATGGTTTCACCAAGTTTGTGTTGGCGTCACAGCAGAAATGGCGGAGAAGGAGGACTACATTTGCGTCCGATGCGCGCTGAGCAACGCACACGTGACCAAATGA